The proteins below come from a single Thermogemmatispora onikobensis genomic window:
- a CDS encoding NUDIX domain-containing protein has protein sequence MNAIKTALYTYLKRCVSYCFNLLNRLLGGKLPPFGSAAVVVEEQGRYLVLLLPSGRAVFPGGFMTWREHPREAAEREGREETGLLLEADDLINFYSLATTDWRALSTVSFVYHARVCGGQLRMGMEGRPCWLPENELRQRMDHQSLRVLDDYLSYHRRRHKELSRVKTLVPLMR, from the coding sequence ATGAATGCGATAAAGACAGCACTTTATACGTATTTGAAGCGCTGTGTCAGTTACTGTTTTAATCTGCTGAATCGCCTGCTCGGCGGGAAGCTGCCGCCCTTCGGGAGTGCAGCGGTGGTCGTCGAAGAGCAGGGGCGCTATCTGGTGCTGCTCCTTCCCAGCGGGCGGGCAGTCTTCCCTGGCGGCTTTATGACCTGGCGCGAGCACCCACGCGAGGCCGCAGAGCGCGAAGGACGTGAGGAGACGGGGCTGCTGCTGGAAGCCGATGATCTAATCAATTTTTATTCGCTGGCAACAACTGACTGGCGGGCCCTCAGTACGGTCAGCTTTGTCTATCACGCGCGGGTGTGCGGCGGACAGCTGCGGATGGGTATGGAGGGCCGCCCGTGTTGGCTCCCGGAAAACGAGCTGCGGCAGCGCATGGATCACCAGTCGCTGCGTGTCCTTGATGATTACCTGAGCTATCACCGGCGCCGACACAAAGAGCTGAGCCGCGTCAAAACGCTGGTGCCCCTGATGCGCTGA
- a CDS encoding ScyD/ScyE family protein, with amino-acid sequence MNVTRLRRLLVCAVAIGLIVPASLVVAPPRARALPQAEPIGKVSVFATGLNNPRGLHFGPDGQLYVAEGGLGGKHSTVGRCQQVPPPIGPYTGGFTARISRIDHHGKRVTLIDHLPSSQTSQASESTVSGVSDLAFIGHTLYGLLAGAGCSHGVPQVPNAIFRFEPGRHRVVYIADLSHFLQTHPVKHPDQEDFEPDGTWYSMVAVDGSLYALEPNHGELDRITPRWQHDRHAGSEIERVADISASQGHIVPTAVAFHRGLFYVANLGTFPVRVGTEKLLAITPHGHVRVLMSGLTAVVGLAFDWRGRLYVLETTTANNAGPVPGTGVIVRVSERGRQVLVASGLSFPTAMTFGPDGNLYVSNKGYGYGPGQGEILRIHLSER; translated from the coding sequence ATGAACGTTACGCGCCTCAGAAGACTCCTCGTGTGTGCCGTAGCCATCGGGCTGATCGTACCGGCCTCGCTGGTGGTGGCTCCGCCGCGGGCGCGAGCCCTGCCCCAGGCTGAGCCGATTGGCAAGGTCAGCGTCTTTGCAACCGGACTCAACAACCCGCGGGGGCTGCACTTTGGTCCTGATGGGCAGCTTTACGTCGCTGAGGGTGGTCTGGGTGGCAAGCACTCTACAGTGGGGCGTTGTCAGCAGGTGCCGCCGCCGATTGGCCCCTACACTGGGGGCTTCACTGCTCGCATTTCACGCATTGACCATCATGGGAAGCGAGTGACGCTGATCGATCACCTGCCTTCCAGCCAGACCAGCCAGGCCAGCGAGAGCACGGTGAGCGGTGTCTCAGATCTCGCTTTTATCGGCCATACCCTCTATGGCCTGCTCGCTGGAGCTGGTTGCTCCCACGGCGTGCCCCAGGTCCCCAATGCTATTTTCCGCTTTGAGCCGGGGCGCCATCGCGTGGTCTACATCGCCGATCTCAGTCATTTTCTGCAGACACATCCGGTCAAGCATCCTGATCAAGAGGACTTCGAGCCTGACGGGACCTGGTATAGTATGGTGGCCGTCGATGGCAGCCTGTACGCGCTGGAGCCGAATCACGGGGAGCTGGATCGGATTACGCCGCGCTGGCAGCATGACCGCCATGCAGGGAGTGAGATTGAGCGCGTGGCCGATATCTCGGCCAGCCAGGGCCACATCGTCCCGACGGCGGTGGCCTTCCATCGCGGCCTCTTCTATGTGGCCAATCTGGGCACCTTCCCGGTCCGTGTTGGCACAGAGAAGCTCCTGGCGATCACGCCACATGGCCATGTGCGCGTTCTGATGAGCGGGCTGACGGCAGTGGTCGGCCTGGCTTTTGATTGGCGTGGGCGCCTCTATGTTCTGGAAACCACTACGGCCAATAATGCCGGCCCGGTGCCCGGCACCGGCGTGATTGTGCGCGTCAGTGAGCGCGGACGACAGGTACTGGTCGCCTCCGGCCTCAGCTTCCCGACAGCCATGACCTTTGGACCGGATGGCAACCTCTATGTATCGAATAAAGGCTACGGCTACGGCCCTGGTCAGGGAGAGATTCTACGTATCCATCTCTCTGAGCGCTAG